In Sphingopyxis sp. FD7, a single window of DNA contains:
- a CDS encoding alpha/beta fold hydrolase: MTRITTKDGTNIFFKDWGPKDGQPIVFSHGWPLSADAWDAQMVFFADQGFRTIAHDRRSHGRSDQVWDNNNMDQYGDDLAELIEQLDLKDVILVGHSTGGGEVTRYIGRHGTVRVAKVALIGAVPPLMLRTEANPGGLPLDVFDGIRKGTFDNRPQFFKDLTIPFYGYNRDGAAISEAVRDDFVRQGMMGGLKGQLDSIRAFSESDFNDDLKKFDVPTLVLHGDDDQIVPIDASARATVKIVKQAVLKIYEGADHGLTVTHQDRFNADLLDFINS; the protein is encoded by the coding sequence ATGACCCGCATCACCACCAAGGACGGCACCAACATCTTCTTCAAGGATTGGGGGCCGAAGGATGGACAGCCGATCGTCTTTTCGCACGGCTGGCCGCTCAGCGCCGACGCCTGGGACGCCCAGATGGTCTTCTTTGCGGACCAGGGTTTCCGCACCATCGCCCACGATCGCCGCAGCCATGGCCGTTCGGACCAGGTTTGGGATAACAATAATATGGACCAATATGGCGACGACCTCGCCGAGCTGATCGAACAGCTGGACCTGAAAGACGTCATCCTCGTCGGCCACTCGACCGGCGGCGGCGAAGTCACCCGCTATATCGGTCGTCACGGCACGGTGCGGGTTGCCAAGGTCGCGCTGATCGGCGCGGTCCCCCCGTTGATGCTCAGGACCGAAGCCAATCCGGGCGGGCTGCCGCTCGACGTCTTCGACGGCATCCGCAAGGGGACGTTCGACAACCGGCCGCAGTTCTTCAAGGATCTGACCATCCCCTTCTACGGCTACAACCGCGACGGCGCGGCGATCAGCGAAGCGGTGCGCGACGATTTTGTGCGGCAGGGCATGATGGGCGGGCTCAAGGGCCAGCTCGACAGCATCCGCGCCTTTTCGGAAAGCGACTTCAACGACGATCTGAAGAAGTTCGACGTTCCGACGCTCGTCCTCCACGGCGACGACGACCAGATCGTGCCCATCGATGCCTCGGCCCGCGCCACGGTGAAGATCGTCAAGCAGGCGGTGCTCAAAATCTATGAAGGCGCCGACCATGGCCTGACCGTCACCCACCAGGACCGGTTCAACGCCGACCTTCTGGATTTCATCAACAGCTGA
- a CDS encoding GlxA family transcriptional regulator produces MPTPTLPDAAIVPLIEVGLMIYPDCQMGMVHGITDLFDVAGRFAVDNGRRPVRVSHWRLQEGGGFARCRDSHPDEAAGNSPTVLVVPGSLHKLIEPGEAEPYARWLLDRHAQGAVLASNCGGAFFLAATGLLAGRPATTHWYFAEEFRRRFPDVRMEADRMVIDDGDIVTAGGMMAWTDLGLRIVERLLGPTVMIETARFLLLDPAGREQKNYASFAPRLTHGDEPILKVQHWLQARRAGPVTVAEMAREAGMEERTFQRRFKAATGMTPVEYVQHLRVGKARELLEFTRRPVDQIAWSVGYEDAAAFRKLFHRLIGLSPHGYRQRFSTPGSLTEAA; encoded by the coding sequence ATGCCCACGCCGACGCTGCCCGACGCGGCCATTGTGCCGCTGATCGAAGTCGGATTGATGATCTATCCCGACTGTCAGATGGGGATGGTCCACGGCATCACCGACCTGTTCGACGTCGCGGGCCGCTTTGCGGTGGACAATGGTCGGCGTCCGGTGCGCGTCAGCCACTGGCGGTTGCAGGAGGGCGGGGGCTTTGCGCGTTGCCGCGACAGCCATCCGGACGAAGCGGCGGGCAATTCGCCGACCGTGCTCGTCGTGCCAGGCAGCCTCCACAAGCTGATCGAGCCCGGCGAGGCCGAACCCTATGCGCGCTGGCTGCTCGACCGGCACGCGCAGGGTGCGGTGCTGGCGTCGAACTGCGGCGGCGCCTTCTTTCTTGCGGCAACGGGGCTGCTCGCGGGGCGGCCCGCGACGACCCACTGGTATTTTGCCGAGGAGTTCCGGCGCCGCTTTCCCGACGTCCGCATGGAGGCCGACCGGATGGTGATCGACGATGGCGACATCGTCACCGCGGGCGGCATGATGGCGTGGACCGACCTCGGCCTGCGTATCGTCGAGCGCCTGCTCGGTCCGACGGTGATGATCGAGACTGCGCGCTTCCTGCTGCTGGACCCCGCGGGGCGCGAACAGAAAAATTATGCGAGCTTTGCACCGAGGCTGACGCATGGCGACGAGCCGATCCTGAAGGTCCAGCACTGGTTGCAGGCGCGCCGCGCGGGTCCGGTCACGGTCGCCGAAATGGCGCGTGAGGCCGGGATGGAAGAGCGGACCTTTCAGCGGCGCTTCAAGGCGGCGACGGGGATGACGCCGGTCGAATATGTCCAGCATCTGCGCGTCGGCAAGGCGCGCGAGCTGCTGGAGTTCACGCGGCGCCCGGTCGATCAGATCGCCTGGAGCGTCGGCTATGAGGATGCGGCGGCGTTCCGCAAGCTGTTCCACCGCCTGATCGGCCTGTCGCCGCACGGCTATCGCCAGCGCTTTTCGACGCCGGGATCGCTGACCGAAGCGGCATGA